From Ignavibacteria bacterium, a single genomic window includes:
- a CDS encoding DNA primase, whose translation MKYSPELIEQVRASVDIVDYIAQFVMLKKRGKSHIGLCPFHQEKTPSFHVSADKQLYYCFGCAKGGTIYNFVEEYEKLSFIEAVQKLAERAGIVLPQYTVHENVISEIEEAYEVLKRTAKIFHDQLVHSNEGKFALEYFRHRGFTDDTIRKFGLGYAPRSWDFLTQKFLDENISLEIGEKVGVLRKREDTSIYSAFRGRAMFPIFSPMGKVVGFGARKLYDDDTLGKYINSSESFVYNKSKILYGLNFSKDAIREKEYAILVEGYADFLSLFQAGIENVVASSGTALTEEQVQLLSRYTKSIVILYDADSAGSVAALRGIDVVLQKNLDVRVAQLSKGHDPDSYVRTFGKDETVQRIINAVSFIEFLTTSFQEKGTLSTPEGLTSAIRTIVQYIAKIPDELKRTSFVKSIAKQFALRESVLLLELEKKLHVFSPSPQIRARPTESIRENEETIFPAQRKLVTPAEKEIIALLIEGDNDLVHYIFEHTPIEALGENATKLFQLFEQQFTDVGTLNVAALLDTLTTISKEQAEEVKTLINEIFFDRYTLSKSWFDAGNNIPVADLGYRAFAAIISLQKSFLQNAYEKNQEVLKYGNADEQSQAIHQLQVLREQMKNLDAQLNNYRQGIF comes from the coding sequence ATGAAATATTCTCCAGAATTAATCGAACAAGTTCGCGCTTCCGTTGATATCGTAGATTACATTGCACAATTTGTCATGCTCAAGAAACGCGGGAAAAGTCATATCGGATTGTGTCCTTTCCATCAAGAAAAAACGCCATCGTTTCATGTTTCTGCGGATAAACAATTGTATTATTGCTTTGGCTGTGCAAAAGGCGGGACGATATATAATTTTGTCGAAGAGTATGAAAAACTATCGTTCATCGAAGCGGTACAAAAACTTGCGGAGCGCGCAGGTATCGTTCTTCCGCAATATACTGTTCACGAAAACGTCATTTCTGAAATTGAAGAGGCGTATGAAGTTTTGAAACGAACCGCTAAAATATTTCACGACCAGTTAGTGCATTCGAATGAAGGAAAATTTGCATTGGAATATTTTCGCCATCGCGGATTCACGGACGATACAATACGAAAATTCGGATTAGGATATGCTCCGCGTTCGTGGGATTTTTTAACACAAAAGTTTCTCGATGAAAATATCTCATTGGAAATTGGAGAAAAAGTAGGAGTGTTGCGCAAACGTGAAGATACTTCTATCTATAGCGCATTTCGAGGGCGCGCAATGTTTCCGATTTTTTCTCCGATGGGAAAAGTTGTTGGCTTTGGCGCAAGAAAACTGTACGACGATGATACGCTCGGTAAATACATCAATTCCTCCGAATCGTTCGTGTATAATAAAAGCAAAATTTTATATGGTTTGAATTTTTCGAAGGATGCTATCCGCGAAAAAGAATACGCCATTCTTGTTGAGGGATATGCCGATTTTCTTTCGTTGTTCCAAGCGGGAATAGAAAACGTTGTTGCCTCCAGCGGAACGGCATTGACAGAAGAACAAGTCCAGTTGCTTTCACGATATACGAAATCCATTGTCATTTTATACGATGCGGATTCTGCAGGTTCTGTTGCGGCGCTGCGAGGAATTGATGTTGTATTACAAAAAAATTTGGATGTTCGCGTAGCGCAACTTTCGAAAGGACACGACCCCGATTCGTATGTGCGAACATTCGGAAAAGACGAAACGGTACAACGAATCATCAACGCCGTTTCGTTTATCGAATTTCTTACAACATCGTTTCAAGAGAAAGGAACACTCTCAACGCCGGAAGGATTGACGTCTGCTATTCGCACCATCGTACAATATATCGCAAAAATACCGGATGAATTGAAACGTACATCTTTTGTAAAGTCTATTGCCAAACAATTTGCCTTGCGCGAATCTGTACTATTGCTCGAACTCGAAAAAAAACTTCACGTTTTTTCGCCTTCTCCTCAAATCCGTGCGAGACCAACGGAATCTATTCGGGAAAATGAAGAAACTATTTTCCCTGCGCAGCGAAAACTAGTTACACCAGCAGAGAAAGAAATTATTGCTCTCCTGATAGAAGGTGATAACGATTTGGTACATTATATTTTCGAACATACACCTATCGAAGCGTTAGGAGAAAATGCCACGAAACTGTTTCAATTGTTTGAGCAGCAATTTACGGACGTCGGAACGTTAAATGTTGCTGCGTTACTCGATACGCTTACTACCATCAGCAAAGAACAAGCGGAAGAAGTAAAAACATTAATCAATGAAATATTCTTCGATAGATATACATTGAGCAAATCGTGGTTCGATGCAGGGAACAATATTCCTGTTGCCGACTTAGGGTATCGCGCATTTGCGGCAATAATTTCTTTGCAGAAAAGTTTTTTGCAAAACGCTTATGAGAAGAATCAGGAAGTTTTGAAATATGGAAATGCCGATGAACAATCCCAAGCGATTCATCAATTACAGGTTCTTCGTGAACAAATGAAAAATCTCGATGCTCAGTTGAATAATTATAGACAAGGAATCTTCTAA
- a CDS encoding DUF4159 domain-containing protein has translation MILFRTLFAFILLITHFATSQPTNSSFRIGRLKYNGGGDWYNDPSAEANLLRFVQQHTLLDVEPKYEFVELASEKLYTYPMLFLTGHGTIKFSELDTERLRLYLEHGGFLYADDDYGMDKSFRTEIKKIFPENELIELPYSFGIFHSHFDFPTGAPKTHKHDDKPPQSFGIFHNGRLVVLYTYESNPSDGWADAQVHNDPEIKREEALKFGTNIIIWVTTH, from the coding sequence ATGATTCTCTTTCGAACATTGTTTGCGTTCATACTTCTTATTACGCACTTCGCAACATCGCAACCGACAAACTCTTCATTTCGCATTGGACGATTGAAATACAACGGCGGCGGTGATTGGTACAACGACCCTTCTGCCGAAGCGAATCTCCTCCGTTTTGTTCAACAACATACGTTACTCGATGTTGAACCCAAATACGAATTTGTCGAACTCGCATCAGAAAAACTTTACACCTATCCGATGCTTTTTTTAACGGGACACGGCACCATTAAGTTTTCCGAATTAGACACCGAACGATTGCGGTTGTATTTGGAGCATGGCGGATTTCTCTACGCCGACGACGACTACGGAATGGATAAATCGTTTCGCACCGAAATTAAAAAAATATTTCCCGAAAACGAACTGATCGAACTTCCCTATTCATTCGGCATATTTCATTCCCACTTCGACTTTCCAACGGGTGCCCCAAAAACACATAAACACGATGATAAACCTCCGCAATCGTTTGGAATATTTCACAACGGTAGATTAGTTGTCCTCTACACATACGAATCCAATCCCAGCGACGGTTGGGCTGATGCACAAGTCCATAATGACCCAGAAATAAAACGCGAAGAAGCATTAAAATTCGGAACAAATATTATCATTTGGGTAACTACGCATTAA
- a CDS encoding MFS transporter produces the protein MENDSGKYYIARPRGNPPTHFKLISSTENEAIFENKAHDFPQRIITGTVARTTTEENSGLGFGVYYWMINLGAFLAPLLVSYLKGFSWSYVFIASSAYCALMLIPTLFIFKAPPKPVNTKTLKDVPSSAAMVLGDARFMLMIVVYSGFWILYFQNFGSVLWFLRDFIDATPFDNFFASLGIPAKFDAEYVTIINAGTIILLQVIVSKIVKNTNAVLTIVTGIFFGVLGFLCLAFASNVWIFVLGIVIFSIGEMTAHPKYYSYVGLVAPHDKKAVYDMHFPTELSVVWSVPILEEHCTKLCSNHSLEHQESKTNRNFWLIFAALGIFASFGLLLYNKMFSADTPETNSRERIMMIAVYASIFIIGIGFFYTSVFLKETIAYKTMVQSLIMLLIGGGGLFTS, from the coding sequence ATGGAAAACGATTCAGGAAAGTATTACATTGCGCGCCCGCGTGGAAATCCACCAACGCATTTTAAACTCATTTCCTCCACCGAGAATGAAGCCATCTTTGAAAACAAAGCCCACGATTTTCCGCAGCGCATTATTACCGGAACCGTCGCACGCACAACAACCGAAGAAAATTCCGGATTAGGTTTTGGCGTGTACTACTGGATGATAAACCTCGGCGCTTTTCTTGCTCCTTTACTTGTCAGTTATCTCAAAGGATTTTCGTGGAGTTACGTATTTATTGCCTCTTCTGCATATTGCGCATTAATGCTTATTCCAACATTATTTATTTTCAAAGCCCCACCGAAACCAGTGAATACAAAAACATTGAAAGATGTTCCGAGCAGCGCTGCAATGGTTCTCGGCGATGCGCGATTTATGCTAATGATTGTTGTGTATTCGGGATTTTGGATTCTCTACTTCCAAAACTTTGGTTCCGTACTGTGGTTCCTTCGCGATTTTATTGATGCAACGCCTTTCGACAATTTTTTTGCTTCTCTCGGAATCCCTGCAAAGTTCGATGCTGAATATGTTACCATCATAAATGCCGGAACAATCATTCTCTTACAAGTTATCGTCAGTAAAATTGTAAAAAATACGAACGCCGTACTTACGATAGTTACGGGAATATTTTTCGGCGTTCTCGGTTTTCTCTGTCTCGCATTTGCATCCAACGTGTGGATATTTGTGCTGGGTATTGTTATTTTTTCCATCGGCGAAATGACGGCGCATCCGAAATATTACAGCTATGTTGGACTCGTTGCACCACACGATAAGAAAGCAGTGTATGATATGCATTTCCCTACGGAGTTATCGGTAGTTTGGTCGGTTCCAATCTTGGAGGAACACTGTACGAAGTTATGCTCAAACCACTCGTTGGAACACCAGGAATCGAAAACGAACAGGAACTTCTGGCTCATCTTTGCTGCACTCGGAATCTTTGCTTCCTTCGGATTGCTTCTTTACAACAAAATGTTTTCTGCCGATACTCCCGAAACCAACTCACGTGAACGCATTATGATGATTGCCGTATACGCTTCGATATTCATTATCGGCATTGGATTTTTCTATACTTCCGTTTTCCTCAAAGAAACTATTGCCTACAAAACAATGGTGCAATCGCTCATAATGTTGCTCATCGGCGGCGGTGGATTATTCACCAGTTAA
- a CDS encoding sodium:calcium symporter — MSHKESWGSRVGLVLAMAGNAVGLGNFLRFPAQAVANGGGAFIIPYLVSFLLMGIPLLWVEWAIGRHGGKYGYHSTPGMMDVLGKSKLWKYVGVFGIFTNLTVAAYYCYLESWTLAYVWHSLSGTFIGKNAQEVSEFFNHYVGTTSNSWFNFPTEALFFFFVTLSLNLWILSRGLSKGVEIASKIGMPLLIVFGVFLAIRSLTLDAGEQGAINDAVKGLNFLWEPQFDSLSNPKVWLAAAGQIFFTLSVGIGSIHCYAAYVREKDDIALNASSAGWMNEFVEVLLGGSIVIPIAVAYLGLEWILTPGNTGLMMGFRVMPTLFQNWGPLLAAFAGLAWFGLLFFAGITSSLAMGQPVMAFLQDEFKIERSRSALIFGIFTLILGLWTIFFFGYGAFGEFDDWSGTFALVVFAMLESIAFAYVFGIDKGWEEINRGADIVIHPIFKYVIKYVTPLFLVSVFIGSLIAPAGGNWNAAFSSLTSGNGWTLDGGSIIGKIFHVGFTDTSWFVNGAPTQLFVVDMTRILLLSVFIIIAFLIHKAWKNKNAK; from the coding sequence ATGTCGCATAAAGAATCTTGGGGTTCACGCGTTGGACTTGTGCTTGCAATGGCGGGAAATGCCGTCGGACTCGGAAATTTTCTCCGCTTTCCTGCGCAAGCAGTTGCTAACGGTGGTGGCGCATTTATCATTCCTTATCTTGTTTCATTTCTCTTAATGGGTATTCCCCTGCTGTGGGTTGAGTGGGCTATTGGCAGACACGGAGGAAAATACGGCTATCATTCCACTCCCGGTATGATGGACGTTCTCGGAAAATCCAAACTCTGGAAGTATGTCGGAGTCTTCGGCATCTTCACCAATCTTACAGTTGCCGCCTATTATTGTTATCTCGAATCGTGGACTCTTGCGTATGTGTGGCATTCGCTTTCGGGAACGTTTATTGGAAAGAACGCGCAAGAAGTTTCCGAATTCTTCAATCACTACGTGGGAACAACATCCAATTCGTGGTTTAACTTTCCTACGGAAGCATTATTCTTTTTCTTTGTTACGCTCAGTTTGAATTTGTGGATTCTTTCGCGCGGGTTAAGTAAAGGCGTAGAAATTGCAAGTAAAATCGGAATGCCTCTCCTCATCGTGTTCGGAGTTTTTCTTGCTATCCGTTCTCTCACACTCGATGCAGGTGAACAGGGCGCAATCAACGACGCTGTTAAGGGTTTAAATTTTCTTTGGGAACCGCAATTCGATTCGCTTTCAAACCCGAAAGTGTGGCTTGCGGCGGCGGGACAAATCTTCTTCACGCTGTCAGTTGGTATAGGTTCCATTCATTGTTATGCTGCGTATGTCCGCGAAAAAGATGATATAGCATTAAACGCTTCCTCAGCAGGTTGGATGAATGAGTTTGTCGAAGTGTTACTCGGCGGTTCAATCGTGATTCCTATCGCTGTAGCGTATCTTGGACTTGAATGGATTTTGACACCTGGAAACACAGGACTAATGATGGGCTTTCGTGTTATGCCGACTTTATTTCAAAACTGGGGACCACTACTTGCCGCATTTGCAGGATTAGCGTGGTTCGGACTTCTTTTCTTTGCGGGTATTACAAGTTCACTTGCAATGGGACAACCCGTAATGGCATTTCTCCAAGATGAATTTAAAATAGAACGTTCGCGCTCCGCTTTGATATTTGGAATATTTACACTCATCCTTGGATTGTGGACAATATTCTTTTTCGGATATGGCGCGTTCGGTGAGTTTGACGATTGGTCGGGAACGTTTGCTCTCGTTGTATTTGCGATGCTCGAATCCATTGCTTTTGCTTACGTCTTCGGTATTGATAAAGGATGGGAAGAAATAAATCGCGGTGCTGATATTGTTATTCACCCTATTTTCAAATACGTAATCAAATACGTTACTCCGTTATTTTTGGTTTCCGTGTTCATCGGCTCGCTGATTGCTCCCGCCGGTGGAAATTGGAACGCCGCATTTTCAAGTTTAACAAGTGGTAATGGATGGACACTCGATGGCGGAAGTATTATTGGAAAAATATTTCACGTAGGTTTTACCGATACAAGTTGGTTTGTTAATGGCGCTCCCACACAATTGTTTGTTGTTGATATGACCCGCATCTTACTCTTGAGTGTATTTATCATTATTGCGTTTCTAATCCATAAAGCGTGGAAAAATAAGAACGCGAAGTAA
- a CDS encoding tetratricopeptide repeat protein — protein MTYSKIFFIALSIFSLSTLVLCERDPVADAKQAISKGDYETALSKLREAYEEKEHRKKFEVNFLLASTHYHLNAPDSAIFYYIKAREISPESTSVYIGLGNSYVKNNLSIPAIEQFKKAISIDSTLVAIHFQLGKLYRQQRDYNNAAASYQQVISRDTTNIDAYRELAEIFSKAKQHTNAARMFKRLTTLLPEDVDLKISLMRSLISARSIQEAIPVAEQIIEKNSSNYEARHILAKGYYETRNYVSAEKELLFIQQYDTLSSDEILRLARSQVRLQKHLDAIATFETYLATTSPDSSFIDVYTTLGELYMTNQRYDSAIATFNKRISYDSNAISAYMNAGICKMQLKDYKSAVTFFQQVTTRKSEYVKGHLYLARTYALMEEYKQEGIVYKKMLEVIADSTEKYKTEVAEAYGFEGFYNFFLGQQIWKDNKEEGDRLYTQAAVSLRKAITFDSASVQNNLLLAQLLQNMNKKEEAIKHYRIVLKLDPKNKEAKTGLDVLLEKK, from the coding sequence ATGACTTATTCAAAGATATTTTTTATCGCACTTTCAATCTTCAGTTTATCCACTCTTGTTCTGTGTGAAAGAGACCCGGTTGCAGATGCCAAGCAGGCAATTTCCAAAGGTGATTATGAAACTGCTCTTTCCAAACTGCGCGAAGCGTACGAAGAAAAGGAGCACCGGAAAAAATTTGAAGTGAATTTTCTTCTTGCATCTACGCATTATCACCTCAACGCTCCCGATTCTGCAATTTTTTATTATATCAAAGCAAGAGAAATTTCTCCCGAAAGCACAAGCGTGTATATCGGATTAGGAAATTCGTACGTAAAAAATAATTTATCAATTCCGGCAATCGAACAATTTAAGAAAGCAATTTCGATTGATTCAACACTCGTTGCAATTCATTTTCAGTTAGGAAAACTTTATCGCCAACAACGCGATTACAACAATGCGGCGGCATCGTATCAACAAGTCATATCGCGCGATACAACGAATATTGACGCATACAGAGAACTAGCGGAAATTTTTTCCAAAGCAAAACAACACACAAATGCCGCGCGTATGTTCAAGCGATTAACGACGTTACTTCCGGAAGATGTGGACCTCAAAATTTCATTGATGCGTTCGCTCATCAGTGCAAGAAGTATTCAGGAAGCGATTCCGGTTGCAGAACAAATCATCGAAAAAAATTCTTCCAACTACGAAGCGCGGCACATTCTGGCAAAAGGATATTATGAAACTCGAAATTACGTTTCCGCAGAGAAAGAATTATTGTTTATTCAACAATACGATACACTGAGTTCTGATGAAATTTTACGACTCGCACGTTCGCAAGTTCGATTGCAAAAACACTTAGATGCCATTGCTACGTTTGAAACATATCTTGCAACAACATCTCCCGATTCTTCGTTCATAGATGTGTACACAACTTTAGGCGAACTGTATATGACAAATCAGCGATACGACAGCGCAATTGCAACGTTTAATAAACGCATCAGTTATGACTCGAATGCCATCAGCGCCTATATGAACGCAGGGATTTGTAAAATGCAGTTGAAGGATTACAAGAGTGCGGTTACATTTTTTCAACAAGTAACAACACGAAAATCGGAATACGTCAAAGGACATTTATATCTTGCGCGCACGTACGCATTGATGGAAGAATATAAACAAGAAGGCATCGTGTATAAAAAAATGTTGGAGGTCATCGCTGATTCAACTGAAAAATATAAAACCGAAGTAGCCGAAGCGTACGGTTTCGAAGGGTTCTACAACTTCTTTCTTGGACAACAAATCTGGAAAGACAATAAAGAAGAAGGAGACCGATTGTACACGCAAGCTGCAGTATCGTTGCGGAAAGCGATTACCTTTGATTCGGCTAGCGTTCAAAATAATTTGCTCCTTGCTCAACTGTTGCAAAATATGAACAAGAAAGAAGAAGCAATAAAACACTACCGCATCGTTTTGAAATTAGACCCAAAAAATAAAGAAGCAAAAACAGGACTTGATGTACTGTTAGAAAAAAAATAA
- a CDS encoding energy transducer TonB — protein sequence MSAETLAIDFAPRGHAAFQKLYRKYASWALAISLLLHFALIGLYFFVLYLQEEEEPIYTVRIMKYSDLGPPPSIANADAAPQVAISAPAARPSVGIPVPVPDAEVSPEQTIATQTELSTLQSPVLGNEGDGNGSQLQIEPEEITIQEDIEPADFVAYEKGPEPVNKPQPTYPEIALKAGMEGTVWVKVWVDKEGKPKKVTVLKSDAEIFNEAAVEAAWKWVFTPAMMNNGPVAVNVTIPFRFKLK from the coding sequence ATGTCAGCAGAAACACTTGCCATAGATTTTGCACCACGAGGACACGCAGCATTTCAAAAATTATATCGGAAATATGCTTCGTGGGCGTTAGCAATTTCTCTCTTACTTCATTTTGCGCTTATTGGACTGTACTTCTTCGTTCTGTATTTACAAGAAGAAGAAGAACCGATTTACACCGTACGCATAATGAAATACAGCGATTTAGGTCCACCGCCTTCCATCGCAAATGCTGATGCTGCACCACAAGTTGCTATTTCTGCACCCGCTGCTCGTCCATCCGTTGGAATCCCCGTGCCAGTTCCCGATGCCGAAGTAAGTCCCGAACAAACAATTGCAACGCAAACAGAATTAAGCACTTTACAAAGCCCTGTGCTGGGAAATGAAGGAGATGGAAACGGTTCGCAATTACAAATAGAACCGGAAGAAATAACTATTCAGGAAGATATAGAACCTGCTGATTTCGTTGCATACGAAAAAGGACCAGAACCAGTCAATAAACCACAGCCAACGTATCCGGAAATTGCTTTGAAAGCAGGAATGGAAGGAACAGTATGGGTTAAAGTTTGGGTTGATAAAGAGGGAAAACCGAAAAAAGTTACTGTTTTAAAAAGCGACGCTGAAATTTTTAACGAAGCCGCTGTCGAAGCCGCATGGAAATGGGTTTTTACTCCTGCAATGATGAATAACGGTCCCGTTGCGGTGAACGTAACCATTCCTTTTCGTTTTAAACTCAAATAA
- a CDS encoding biopolymer transporter ExbD, which yields MAAVDTPSPRGHDKKKKKHKKKHRLGVRLDMTPMVDVAFLLLTFFMLTTTMSKPQTMEINLPPGEAKIEVAQSNLLTIRVKDDGTIFKNFGVDIPEKIVFNELNKFLRQSSKANPKLITLIKVDRKGKFKMMVDLIDELNVAEITRFSIAPLLEEDLKALSQVQ from the coding sequence ATGGCAGCAGTTGACACTCCTTCACCGCGAGGACACGATAAGAAAAAGAAAAAACATAAAAAGAAACATCGTCTTGGTGTTCGATTAGATATGACACCGATGGTGGATGTTGCGTTTTTGTTGTTGACGTTTTTTATGCTCACAACAACAATGTCGAAACCTCAAACGATGGAAATCAATCTTCCTCCAGGAGAAGCAAAAATAGAAGTTGCACAAAGCAATTTACTGACAATTCGAGTAAAAGACGACGGAACTATATTCAAGAATTTCGGTGTTGATATTCCTGAAAAAATTGTTTTCAATGAACTCAATAAATTTCTTCGCCAATCGTCAAAAGCAAATCCGAAACTTATCACGCTCATAAAAGTTGATAGAAAAGGAAAATTTAAAATGATGGTTGACCTTATTGATGAACTCAATGTAGCAGAAATTACCCGTTTCAGCATTGCGCCGTTACTCGAAGAAGATTTGAAAGCGCTCAGTCAAGTACAATAA
- a CDS encoding biopolymer transporter ExbD produces the protein MPKIKKARIGVKLDMTPMVDVAFLLLTFFMLTTQFRPPEDIQVDIPTSHSVIKLPEIDVMTVSIDKDSRIFLGVDAQRVRQKVFSEFVNNRWNNFPNELKKRYLTPENMATLAPSFEVTKDELPNLLIKARTANPKLRTIIKGDQDAEYGVTQDVMDILQKTNITRFNLVTDLEKN, from the coding sequence ATGCCAAAAATCAAGAAAGCACGCATTGGCGTAAAACTTGATATGACTCCAATGGTGGATGTTGCATTTTTACTATTAACTTTTTTTATGTTGACCACACAATTTCGTCCTCCGGAAGATATTCAAGTTGATATTCCAACGTCCCATTCTGTCATTAAACTTCCTGAAATAGATGTTATGACTGTTTCCATTGACAAAGACAGCAGAATTTTTTTAGGTGTTGACGCTCAACGTGTACGACAAAAAGTTTTTTCTGAATTTGTAAATAATCGTTGGAATAATTTCCCGAATGAATTAAAAAAACGTTATCTCACCCCGGAAAATATGGCGACACTTGCTCCAAGTTTTGAAGTTACAAAAGATGAACTCCCGAACCTTCTGATAAAAGCACGAACTGCCAATCCTAAACTTCGCACGATTATTAAAGGAGACCAAGATGCTGAATACGGTGTTACTCAAGACGTTATGGATATTTTACAAAAAACAAATATCACGCGCTTTAATTTAGTAACTGATTTAGAAAAGAATTAA
- a CDS encoding MotA/TolQ/ExbB proton channel family protein: MKQSLFIIILLVVSCGASSYIYFGIMGAAEEKTMLHNIYQGGLLVIMLMTLTIMVITYIFERLFSLSKAQGKGSLVDYLKQTQTELSNGNIDAAIELCNKQRGVMANIIRAGLERYQFISISDKHDAEKKMQEVQRAIEEATMLEMPLLEKNLLAISTIASIATMVGLLGTTIGMIRSFAAMARSGAPDAIQLSIGISEALINTAGGLICAIAAIIAYNFFVNKVDNFTYMLDEASYNVTQTLNSKSTSN; encoded by the coding sequence ATGAAACAATCGTTGTTTATTATAATTTTACTTGTCGTATCCTGCGGCGCTTCTTCATACATCTATTTTGGAATTATGGGAGCGGCTGAAGAAAAAACAATGCTTCATAATATCTATCAAGGAGGACTTCTTGTTATTATGCTGATGACATTGACAATAATGGTTATCACTTATATTTTTGAAAGATTATTTTCGCTTTCGAAGGCACAAGGAAAAGGTTCACTTGTTGATTACTTAAAGCAAACCCAAACAGAATTATCGAACGGAAATATAGATGCCGCAATCGAACTCTGTAACAAACAACGCGGCGTAATGGCAAACATCATTCGTGCAGGTTTAGAACGCTACCAATTCATTTCAATTTCTGATAAGCACGACGCGGAAAAGAAAATGCAAGAAGTTCAACGTGCAATTGAAGAAGCCACGATGTTAGAAATGCCGCTCTTGGAAAAAAATTTGTTGGCAATTTCTACGATTGCTTCCATAGCGACAATGGTAGGTTTGCTCGGAACAACTATCGGAATGATTCGCTCGTTCGCTGCAATGGCTCGTTCCGGCGCACCGGATGCAATACAGTTATCCATTGGAATTTCTGAAGCATTGATTAACACTGCTGGAGGGCTCATTTGTGCCATAGCAGCAATCATTGCTTACAATTTCTTTGTTAATAAAGTTGATAACTTTACGTATATGCTTGACGAAGCAAGTTACAATGTTACGCAAACATTAAATTCAAAATCCACGTCTAATTAA
- a CDS encoding STAS domain-containing protein, whose protein sequence is MQIKEKFFDDIAMISLKGNLIGGEETLQLQEKIRSLLADGMKKIVIDLKGTNWMNSSGLGALISAYTSSTNQGADLRLANLSEKVHNLFVITKLLKVFKVFESTERAVASFK, encoded by the coding sequence ATGCAGATTAAAGAAAAATTTTTTGATGATATTGCCATGATTTCATTGAAAGGAAATCTAATCGGTGGCGAAGAAACGCTCCAACTTCAAGAAAAAATCCGAAGTTTATTAGCCGACGGAATGAAAAAAATAGTAATTGATTTAAAAGGAACCAACTGGATGAACAGTTCCGGACTTGGTGCGCTCATCTCCGCGTACACTTCTTCAACAAATCAAGGAGCGGATTTACGCCTTGCCAATCTTTCTGAAAAAGTGCATAACCTTTTTGTTATCACGAAACTTCTTAAAGTTTTTAAAGTGTTTGAATCAACAGAACGCGCTGTTGCAAGTTTTAAGTAA